The proteins below come from a single Pedobacter sp. MC2016-14 genomic window:
- a CDS encoding MFS transporter, with product MQSSTITAKSMSQIRMTIAGYVAFSFIGYFTIGLSLAVLPIFIHQGLGYSTVIAGVVISIQYITTFLSRGYAGSIVDKRGPKPAVVLGMTGFAVSGVFLFAAYFFKDMPLLSLSILVITRLTTGFAEGLIGASPVNWAIFVVGNEHTAKAISFNGIANYSAIAIGAPLGVILNNHFELGSIGLVIIAVGLAGLFYARSKAAVRKISNTPRQPFIKVLKTITPYGICLALGGLGFGTISTFITLYYAYLNWEGAVLCLSVFSLLFVLGRIFFARSIDTYGGMKTAMTCLAVESIGLLILWLAKDPYLAVIGAGIAGLGFSLVFPALGVEAVRLVPDSNQGAALGGYGLFIDLSLGLTGPLVGGVASQFGLMYIFPFSMCMVVIGLALAVRIYGLRQSSLPLKAI from the coding sequence ATGCAATCTTCAACAATTACGGCTAAATCCATGTCACAGATCAGGATGACAATAGCTGGATATGTAGCTTTCAGTTTTATAGGCTATTTTACCATTGGTTTATCCCTGGCGGTATTACCTATATTTATCCACCAGGGCTTGGGATATAGCACCGTTATTGCGGGTGTGGTAATCAGTATTCAGTATATTACTACTTTTCTTTCTCGAGGTTATGCAGGCAGTATTGTTGACAAGAGAGGGCCTAAGCCAGCTGTTGTATTAGGTATGACTGGTTTTGCCGTTAGCGGGGTATTCCTGTTTGCCGCTTACTTTTTTAAGGATATGCCATTGCTAAGTTTGAGCATTTTGGTGATAACCAGATTAACCACGGGTTTTGCTGAGGGACTAATAGGTGCCAGTCCGGTTAACTGGGCCATATTTGTAGTAGGAAATGAGCATACTGCTAAAGCAATATCTTTTAACGGAATAGCCAATTACAGCGCAATAGCCATCGGCGCCCCACTTGGTGTAATTTTAAACAATCACTTTGAATTGGGCAGTATAGGTCTTGTAATTATTGCCGTTGGCCTTGCAGGCTTATTTTATGCAAGAAGCAAAGCTGCTGTTAGAAAAATAAGCAACACGCCCAGACAGCCTTTTATAAAAGTATTGAAAACCATAACCCCTTATGGCATTTGTTTGGCATTAGGTGGATTGGGTTTTGGTACCATCTCTACCTTTATTACGTTGTATTATGCCTACTTAAACTGGGAGGGCGCAGTATTGTGCTTATCTGTTTTTAGCTTGCTGTTTGTACTGGGAAGAATATTTTTTGCACGCTCTATAGACACTTACGGTGGAATGAAAACAGCGATGACTTGCCTCGCAGTAGAATCTATAGGTTTGCTGATTTTATGGTTGGCAAAAGATCCTTACCTAGCGGTAATAGGTGCCGGTATTGCCGGACTTGGATTTTCATTGGTATTCCCGGCGCTGGGCGTGGAAGCTGTAAGACTGGTTCCTGATTCTAACCAGGGCGCTGCCCTGGGTGGTTATGGATTATTTATTGACTTATCCTTGGGCTTAACCGGACCGTTGGTAGGTGGCGTGGCAAGTCAGTTTGGGCTGATGTATATTTTTCCTTTTAGCATGTGTATGGTGGTCATTGGCCTGGCACTAGCCGTAAGGATATATGGCCTACGGCAATCATCATTACCGCTAAAGGCCATATAG
- a CDS encoding helix-turn-helix domain-containing protein, translating to MNCKETSYFLARDIKHIEHTSLFFRGKWKLLILQCLFDDKKRFNEIVKAIPKITTRMLSRELKDLEGNRLIDRICDKASNGIVDYQLTDYGRSFWPILYEMIKWSEHHSEVLIEESDA from the coding sequence ATGAATTGTAAAGAGACCAGTTATTTTCTTGCTAGGGATATTAAACATATCGAACACACTTCACTATTTTTTAGAGGAAAATGGAAGTTGTTAATCTTGCAGTGCTTATTTGATGATAAAAAACGCTTTAACGAAATTGTGAAAGCTATCCCTAAGATTACAACGAGAATGCTAAGCAGAGAATTAAAAGATTTAGAAGGTAATAGGCTCATTGATAGAATTTGCGACAAAGCATCGAATGGCATAGTAGACTATCAGCTTACTGATTATGGAAGGTCATTTTGGCCTATACTTTACGAAATGATAAAGTGGAGTGAGCATCATTCTGAGGTATTGATAGAAGAATCCGACGCTTAA